From the genome of Sulfurimonas paralvinellae:
AAAAAAAACAGATTCCTGAGGTGGCAAAAAACACAGCTCAAAATCATACTATCATTGAAAACGATGATAGTGATTTTGAGTATTATCCTGTAGATTGAGAAAAAGATGACACAAAGAAGATTAACAAGAAAAGCACACGAATACCTAGACAAAAGCGATGAAGAACGAATTATCTGCTGCAAGGAGGATGTTTGGATAGGTTACAGTGCGGCAGTCACTTTACTTGAGCTACTCGAAGACAAATTCAACGATCCAAAACAGCTTCGCCATGAAGGACTATTGATTTATGGAGACCCTCATAACGGTAAAACAGCCATTTTGAGAAAATTTTACGATCTGCACAAAACAACTTTGGATAAAGTTGATGAAAATGGTGATACTATTTACGAGATACCCATTATTTACTTTGAAGCTCCAAACAGCCCAAATGAGAGTAAACTCTACAGCTATATTCTTGACCAACTACATGTTCCCCATAAAGGAACAGAAAAAGTGCTTGAGAAAGCAAGATTAGCAGAACACTATCTCAATAAGCTCAATACAAAAATGATCCTAATAGATGAGATACACTCTGCACTTACAGGCAACCTCACAAAACAGCGCGCTTTTGTGAATGATCTTAAACTACTCAGTAACAAACTCTCTTTGAGAATTGTTCTTGCCGGTACACGAGAAGCACATTCCGCACTCAACATAAGCGGAGAGACGAGTTCTCGGTTTCCTTCTATCGAACTGCCACGATGGAGTAATGACAAAAAATTTCGTTCTTTTGTTGCAACTTATGAGACCTGTCTTCCTTTAAAAGAGGCATCCAATCTTGTCAAAGATGCTGAAATTATGAGTGCCTTGTATTATGCATCGGAGGGGCTTATAGGTCGTACAGTCAATCTGTTAAAAAAAGCGGCAGTCAAAGCGATAAAATCCGGACGAGAAAGAATCGTTCTCGAAGATATAGAGTATCTACCGACACTCTCTTAAATGTATAAACGCAAACGGAACTGGATAGAGGATTACAAGTTTCATATCATCCCAAAAATCCTTCCGGATGAACTGCTTAGCTCATGGCTAACACGCACCGCATTTGCACACAGCAGAACCCTGTCGCTCTTTACAACCACCTACATTAAAAACGAGGGAGCAAATCTCAGCAGAATCGATCTTGACTTTAGATATGACGAACAACTGTTTGCTATTTTGGCAGATAAAAGCCGGCTGTCTGTTTCCGAAATTTTAAAAATGTCTTTACGAAATGAAGAGGGATATTTGTTTGCATGCAATAAGTGCCTCTACCCTCCAAAACAGATCAGAAAACTGCTGGACAAGCGCACACACTATGGGCTTATGTTTTGCCCTATATGTTTGAGAGAAGACAAAACACCCTATTTTCGAAAACAGTGGCGCTATCTTTTTTATAATGCTTGTCCAAAGCATCAAGTGTATCTTGTTGATAGATGTGGAGGTTGCTTTGAACGAATACGGTTTCACAAAATGGCTCTGAGTGATGCAATTGTGTACTGCCACAACTGTGGCAGAGATTTACGAAAAACACGACCGAAAAAAGTAAATGACAAACATCGTTACGGCATCCAAGCTGTTGAATGGTTTGAAACAGGACTCAAAAACGGCTATTTTATTATTGATCATGAAAAAATCAACTCTCTGTGGATTTTTCAAGCTTTCACAAACTTATACGCTATGTTAAAATCTCTTAAAAATTTACAACTGAGCAATTTTCCACTGCTTCATGAATACCAAGAGTTGCAAGCCAAACTTAGTAAGTATAATTCAAAAAAAGCTTCCCTGATTTATGAAAACTTTTTACTAACTGCGATGGTATATCATCTTTTCCAAAATTTCCCTCGTAATTTTCGTGCTTTTATCAAAGAAAACAACTTGACGCATAGAGATTTTATTCATGGTTTTAAAAATATACCGTTTTGGTATCTTGGCATAATTCAAGACCTTGTTCCCGTAGAAAATAAAATTGGTAGAGAGATTAGTGAATCTGAAGTCATAGGAGCTATTAACTATCTCAAGCAAAATAATCAAAAAGTTACCCAACAAAGTGTTGCTCATGTTGTTGGATGTCATTTTAGTATTCATAAGCAG
Proteins encoded in this window:
- a CDS encoding TniB family NTP-binding protein; protein product: MTQRRLTRKAHEYLDKSDEERIICCKEDVWIGYSAAVTLLELLEDKFNDPKQLRHEGLLIYGDPHNGKTAILRKFYDLHKTTLDKVDENGDTIYEIPIIYFEAPNSPNESKLYSYILDQLHVPHKGTEKVLEKARLAEHYLNKLNTKMILIDEIHSALTGNLTKQRAFVNDLKLLSNKLSLRIVLAGTREAHSALNISGETSSRFPSIELPRWSNDKKFRSFVATYETCLPLKEASNLVKDAEIMSALYYASEGLIGRTVNLLKKAAVKAIKSGRERIVLEDIEYLPTLS
- a CDS encoding TniQ family protein; translation: MYKRKRNWIEDYKFHIIPKILPDELLSSWLTRTAFAHSRTLSLFTTTYIKNEGANLSRIDLDFRYDEQLFAILADKSRLSVSEILKMSLRNEEGYLFACNKCLYPPKQIRKLLDKRTHYGLMFCPICLREDKTPYFRKQWRYLFYNACPKHQVYLVDRCGGCFERIRFHKMALSDAIVYCHNCGRDLRKTRPKKVNDKHRYGIQAVEWFETGLKNGYFIIDHEKINSLWIFQAFTNLYAMLKSLKNLQLSNFPLLHEYQELQAKLSKYNSKKASLIYENFLLTAMVYHLFQNFPRNFRAFIKENNLTHRDFIHGFKNIPFWYLGIIQDLVPVENKIGREISESEVIGAINYLKQNNQKVTQQSVAHVVGCHFSIHKQFVKIYQRRAD